TGTGGAAACCATTTTCTGTTAATGAGTGCTGCTAAATATTATGCTCTGTGTCTGCCTTTTATTTGAAATTGTAGTATCGTAAACCATTTATATCATTTTAAGTTCTCACTATGGTGCAGAGTGGTGATCAACTATGATTTTCCAACTGGGATTGAGGATTATGTTCATCGAATTGGAAGAACTGGTAGGGCTGGTGCAACTGGTATTTCATACACCTTTTTATCTGATCAGGACTGGAAATATGCTCCAGATCTGGTTAAAGTTCTGGAAGGCGCAAACCAGCACGTGCCTCCGAATGTAAGAGAGATGGCTTTACGTGCTGGTGGCAGGGATAGAGGTGGAATGAACCGATTTGATCTTGTTGAGGGTGATGGTAGCCGCACACGCTGGGATTCTGGTGGCCGTGGTGGGATGAGGGATGGTGCGTTTGGTGGCCGTGGTGGGATGAGGGATGGTGGGTTTGGTGGCCGTGGTGGGATGAGGGATGGTGGGTTTGGTAGTCCTGGTGGGATGAGTGATGGTGGGTTTGGTGGCCGTGGTGGAAGGGAGAGCAACTTTGGTGGCCGTGGTGGAAGGGAGAGCAACTTTGGTGGCCGTGGTGGGAGAGATGGTCACTTTGGTGGCCGTGGTGGGATGAGGGACAGCTATTTTGGTGGCCGTGGTGGCAGGGGTGGTTGGGACAGGAATTCTCGGTATGATAGCTCGGATATGCGAGGACGTGACAGAGGCCGAGGGCGTGGGCATTTTGACAATAGAAGAGACATGCCGAGTCGGAGTCGAGCAAGAAGTTACAGCCCTAGTCCGGAGAGGGTGCGAACATGGGGTAGCCGAAGTAGGAGTCGCAGCAGAAGCAGGAGTCGCAGCAGAAGCAGGAGCTATAGCAGGAGTTACAGCCGGAGCCGCAGTTATAGCCCTAGGCATAGTCGCAGCCGCAGCCGTAGTCACGATAGATATCAAAGGAGACCACGCCAATCTAAATTCGATCAGATGGAACCAGATCCAGGGATGTCAAATGTTCAGGCTGCTCCATCTGGGATGCCTCCATTGCCTGTAGGTGCACCAATTGATGGATTTTCTGGAGCTGCACCAGTGGAATTTAAACCGAATACAGAGGTAGCTCCAGAATCTGGTATGTCGCCCATGTCTCCAGGAGCATGAGGAAATGGCTTTACAGGAGTTGAGCCCATAGAGCAGAACCCTTGAATTGGTAGCTCCAGTTGGTTGCTATCAGTGCATTTCTACAACCTTTGGAGGTGCTGCGGAGTAATCTGAATGATGGTTCTATGTATTTATTCTTGAAAGATGACAGTAGATACTATGTCGAGTTTGAGTGAAATGGATATTGCTGCTGCAGCCATTTGCAAGTGCGATGGACTTAACTGCGCCTTGTATGTCCAGTAATTTTCAGGCGGTTTCCCTGGAGGAACGTTCATCATGGACGGAGACATCCATGCTTCTCTTTGGTCTGGTTTTGATATATTGCCCTCTTTCAAACTGTTACCTACTCTCTTCTCCAATCTTTTCGTTGAGGACCTTATCCCATCGttaattttttcttttggagGGGATGGGGGTGGAATTCGCGTATGGTTTTGTTGATCATCTTTATTGTCATCACAATTGCTTATACCTGATATCAACTCAATTGAGTTATCATTTTGAAATCGGAAACTATTTGGAACTTGTAGCTGTGTAATGatgttttgcattttttattACCTCTTCTGCTTGATGATGGTCCATCGAATAGGTTTAAGGTTGTATTTAAAATTTGTTATTCCCTAATACAAGTGCAATCTAAGAACAAGTGCAATTTGTTCGataaattttaattttctttGGTAATCAAGTTGGGTTACTGATTGGGCCTATGGATATTATCTCCTAGGCCACATCTTCCCGAGAAAGGTCCCAAAATCAAACATTTTGAGGAGCTATCTACAATTCTAAGTTGGAGCATCAGTCCAATTAAAGACTTCCAGTTTTTGGTATATTAGTTCGGCAAGGCGCTGATaattgatttattaaataaacGTCATCCAAAATGGAGTTCGTTTTCTGTATTTTGGGAGCTTTGATGGCTGGCTTTACTTAAGCtagtcttttcttttgcttcattaTTATACACCATTGCTATACTACCCctttaggggttgtttggtagcTGGTTATGGTAAGTTACTCATGTATTAGGAGTAACATAACTAATACcatatttggtattttttttttttttttttttttttttgacagcATATTTGGTAGCTTCTAGTTACTTTGTACTTAAGCAAGCATAACTAATATTCTGTTTGGTTGCTTTTTCTATTGGGGGTATAAGTAATATATGGATGAGTTATACTACAAATCTATGCATTATTTATGCAAGGTAAAATATATTAGTAATAAATGGATTAGACAATCAAATGATACAATACATAAGTTACAAAACCTTATATAACTAGTCCCTTCATAATTAAACCATGCATAACAAAATCTCGTGTAACTAAACCCTGCATCACTAATCCCTATATAACTAATCCCTACAGAACTAATTCATATATTACTAATACCTGCATAACTCCAACCAgcaaccaaatgacccctaggcattAAACATGTTTTTGGAATATCGTGTCATGCAAGTGTCATTTCCGTGCACTTTAAAAGATTTAGAGCATGCTGGCCAAACTCTAAGAAGACAAAAATGCTTTTGtccaaaaaagtattttttttttttttgcaaatttgAGGTGTTTAGCCAAGATATAAAAGTATTTTTGAACAGTAGCGAAAGCAGTTTTTTTGCTTTTGGGTAAAAGCTACAAATTCTAGCTTCTtccaagaagcagaagcagaagcagaagcaaaaaaataattttttcaagATAAAAATATCTTTACCATAAAATTATTGTAACACCatgcaaaattttcaagtgtTTAAAAGCCATTAAGAAGATCAATGTGTGTTATATTCATTCGCATATGAACGAGATTTGATGATATGAAAGATATTACTTGAACATGATAATATGTGTACGAGGTGTATCAGAAACGGTTTATAGTCTAATAAGAGTCCTAAGAATAAATCAAGTTGGAAAACTATATGATGGACTAAAGTTTCAAATGAGTTTGCACAAGATCTGACTTTAAATGAGCACAACTCTCATGATATAAAGAATTATGTGGTGGAAGACCTATCAAATGAAAGCTCTATAAGTCTACTTTCCTACGCGTTTACTTACGAGGTTGATTGATTTTATTCCAGAAATATTTTAGGTTGATTTAGTCCCTTTGGTTCTTGGCTTAGAAGCCTAAGTTGAAAATATTAACTAAACTTTGACGGTTGTGAAAACGACTCCGAAGTGGTATTTTGATGGCTCCAATAGTTTCGTAttgtaattttggacttgggcgtttATCCGGAATCAAATTCGGAAGTTCGtaggttgatttgtgttgttttgccAAAAATTGACAATTTGAGGTTTagaagtttgaccgtaggttgacttttaaCTATCGAGTTCAgaatttgattttgggacttAGAATACGTCCGATATTTagatttttttggaaaaatttggtaccaattggagttgatttgataggattcgaACGCTTAgttgcaattctagaagttcttgaacttTACTTTAAAATTCATGCGTTTTGGCATTCGACtcgtagttctagatgttatttttgcGTTTTGATCACGctagcgagttcgtatgatatttttaaacTCGTATGGATGTTtggatttggagccccgagggctcggatgagttggGCGTGATTCAAAATATTTTGGACTGGAACTGTAATTGCTAGTGTACTGGTGCTATGATGTTCCAATTGCGAGCACCAACCTTGAAATTGCGAAGTGTATAGAGGGTGGTCTGATGTCACAATTGCGACCTTCCCCTTTGCATTTGCAAAGTCAACAATTCTGAGTTGGGGTTGCATTTGCGACCACTTGGTCGCTTTTGCGATGATAGccagcttcgcaattgcgaagcctttgTCGCAATTACGACTTCTGTTGAGGCTAACAGGGTTTGCAAATGCGATCCCTGATTCGCAGTTGTGAGAGATTGGAAATGTGAACCCTATGTCACAAATGCAATATCTGCAGCTGGACATAAGGGCTGGAAAGTCGGGATTTAGTCTCATTTATCATATTTtagaaccctagactcggtaggaggcCATTTGGAGAGAGAATTTTCATCTACAAATATTGAGTAAACAATTTTAATCAAATTCCATCTATATTCCATGATTAtaccttagatttaacatcaaaattatgAGAATCAAAGAGGAAAATTAGAAAAAATTTGTCAAGTTTTTGAATAGTGAAGAATTaagttttgagagtcgatttgtactcggatttgaaaacaaagtACATATATGGACTTGTCGGGTTATGAGTAGTCAAAATCTACCCTTCGACCCGGGTTTTGACCGGGCGAGCCCGGTGTTGACCTTTTGAGAAATATATAAAGATCATAACTTTATCCATTGTAATTATATTCTCTTgaattgtttgatgttattaagttaaattttgttagatttgagccgtgtggAGGCAAATTTTAGGGAAAAGCTATTTTCAAGGGCTGAGTTGGCCTAGTTgaagtaagtatcttgcctaactttgtgtgagggaattaccccttaggatttagATTGATTGTGCTATTTGTATTATGTGAATATCATGTAcacaaggtgacgagtgggtataCCGactatatttggtaattgatcgGTTTAGGTTATTTAGACTATTTCCATGcctttaattgaattgtcataACATGCTATATCCCTCATTGTTAATCTACCCTTACATGCTTTATTTGACATTGTTAACACTTGTTTTACCTCTTACTCGTTATTTTGCTCTTATATGCTTTACTTGAAGTCATGACCTTCCTTATTGTCTTGTCACTTCTTATATTGTTGAATTACTTTTATTTGAAGTTATTATTTCGTGGAATATcttcttgttgagttattggtgttgaagtgTAAAAGTCGTTATCAAATTGAGGTGAAGTTGTTAATTGTTGTGATATCTTTCTTGTTGAGCAATTCGTAATTCATTTTGTTATCATTGAGATTCTTGTACATATTCTAGTTAAGCCATGGGCTATTTGTTGTGGAAACATTGTTATTGTTGATTCTTTTTGCaagttgtggcatatgggcactTGTGGTGCGGGTTGTGattgtgttgtgatattgatacacaTGTGGTGGTATAAGGCTAAGGGTTGATACGGGTGAGATAAGGTGGATTGATACACGTGTTTGCTAGTGGGGGGGAACTACTTGAAGCCACACAatgagataaggtgggctaaaataTGGGCATGCATTTCTGGAAAATgatttttaaaaactaaatatAAGGCTCCcacggtgatataaggaaagattgtgattgaaattgtgAAATGTGAATATGACAATCACATAGATGGTGAGGAGACACACTGCTAGATACCTCGATCAGACATCGCACCCCCTGCTAGAGCTGCAAGAGATCGGGTTCGGGTCCGGGGCTGAGGCTGAGGAGGGGCgcatggtgcagctagagcacctgcctGAGCGGCGACTGAGGAGCCACTAGTATCTCCGGTTGGGGGATAGGTACCCGAGGTGCCTGCTCTCACCCCTACACTTTGGGAGACCTTATCACAGTTTATGAGCATGTTCAGCGCTCTAGGGGGATTGATTCCCCTCACACCATCTACATCTCAGGATGGGGGATGAGCCAGACTTCCGCAGCCCGTACCCTAGAGCAACAGGtccatgttgatcaggtcccgaAGGTTATGCCAACACAACTTGTTGTTCCGGTTTAGCCCAAGGTTAGGGCAGTGACATCTGAGGAGGAGCAGCTTAGACTTGAGAGATTCAAGAAGTATCAATAGAGGATGCACAGGGTTTTCTAGAGAAATGCCACCGTACTTTTTGCACCATGGGTATTATGCAGATGAGCGAAGTTGCTTTTACTACATTCCATCTGTTAGGAGCAGCATATCAGTGGTGGCAGGATTACGAGGAGGGTAGACCAGCCGATGCAACTACGAGGAGGGTATACTTTGCTTACGAGGCTACTAGGAGGGTATACTTTGCttcgcacattatcttgtaatgtggcccatggccagaGTATGGCATTACATGTTCAGAGCCTCTCAATCGTAAGTGGTACGCAAGGATatgtaaggcaccgggtgccggtctcgcccccaggaTTGGGGCTtgacacgttcgtcctcgaatgggtaTAGAATCATAATtggagcctcaaataggtgtggatagctgctccgcatctcccgctcggtctcccaagtagctgccttgactgactgacctctccactataCTTTCACTAAAGCTAAATTCTTTGATGTAAACTTTTGAAACTCCTGATCCAAAATATCCCCCAGCTCCACATCATTAGTCAAATCCCTATCTAAATGAACCATGTTGAAgttcaaaacatgagacggacCACCGAAATATTCcaaagcatggaaacatgaaaacACTGGGTGAACACTCGATAGACTAGGAGGTAGTGCAAGCTTgtagccacctctccaatcctctcaacCACCTCAAAAGGGCCAttataccgagggctcaacttgcccttctttctgaacctcataacacccttcatggggaAACTCTGGGCAACACCTAACTCTCCCACCATATaggcaacatcacgaaccttccgattgacataactcttctgtctagactgtgcCGTGCGAAAccgatcctgaatcaacttaacCTTTTCAATAGTATTTATCCTAAACCAAGTCAGCACCCAATAGCCTaacctcacctggctcaaaccaaccaacctgaGACCGACAACgcctcccatacaaggcctcaaaCGGAGCTATCTGAATTCTCatttggtagctgttgttgtaggcaaactctgcaagcggtataAACGGATCCCAAGAACCCCAGGAATCCATGACGTAAGCAcatagcatatcctccaatatttgaatgaTGCGCTCGAACTGTCCGCCAGTCTGAGAATagaatgatgtactcaactcaacccgtgtgtcTAACTCTCGCATCACTGCTCTCCAATACTGAAATGTGAACTGTGTGACCCAATATGAAATAATGGACATTGGCACACTGTGAAGGCAACCAATCTCACGAATATAGATCTTGgccaaccactccgaagaatagatagtcccaactggaatgaaatgcgctgacttagtcaaccggtccacaatcacccaaatagcatcaaatttTTTCAAAGTCCGTTGAAGCCAaactatgaagtccatggtgatacgctcccatttcaACTCAAGACTCAAGCCTCTGAAGAAAACTGCccagcctctgatgctcgtactttacatgCTGATAATTcaagcaccgagctacaaactccACTATacctttcttcattctcctctaccaatagtgctgcctaaAGTCCTGATACATATTTGCGGCaaccggatgaatggaataccgcaaactatgggcttCCTCAAGAATTAACTCACGTAACCCATCCACATTGAGGATacaaatccgaccttgcatccGCAACACCCTAGCATCCCCAATAAAaacctccttagcatcaccatgctgaactgtttccttaaggacaagcaaataagggttgtcatattgacgctctctgatgtgatcatatagaGAAGATCGAGAAACTACGCAAGCTAGagcccgactaggctccgaaacatctaacctcacaaacgaattggctaaggcctgaacatctgatgcaagcagtctctcaccaacatgaatatatgcaaggctatcCATACTCACCActtttctactcaaggcatcgactacCACATTGACCTTCCCGGGatggtacaaaatggtaatatcatagtcttttaacagcTCCAACAATCTctatgcctcaaatttagatccttttgcttgaacaagtgttgtagacttcgATGATccataaatacctcacaagacacatcatagagataattcctccaaatctttaatgcatggACGATGTAATGCAACACAGTAATGAACTCATGTACTTATACTCTCAGAGTACACAATATCACTCAGCACGCTCAATTGCTCAACACTCTCGATCCCTCATCACTCTCAATCACTCAATACTCGCACTCGACATTCACACTCAACACTCAATGATACTTGCACTAACTACTGGTATGTCAGACTCTGGAGGGGAAGatcctgcccaagcgctaatATAAGCCAACATAACATGCTGTGACA
This genomic stretch from Nicotiana sylvestris chromosome 9, ASM39365v2, whole genome shotgun sequence harbors:
- the LOC138878285 gene encoding uncharacterized protein, producing the protein MDSLAYIHVGERLLASDVQALANSFVRLDVSEPSRALACVVSRSSLYDHIRERQYDNPYLLVLKETVQHGDAKEVFIGDARVLRMQGRICILNVDGLRELILEEAHSLRYSIHPVAANMYQDFRQHYW